The following DNA comes from Acidobacteriota bacterium.
GCGTGCCTGCTGTGACACACGTGAGAGCGTCATCGTTCGAGAAGACGGTGCGAAGTCGAGAGTCGGAAGGAACCGGACCCGACCGCGGTCGGCCGTCGTCGTGACGGTTCTGGCACCGATGGGGGCGATGTCCGGAACGATGGGCGCAGGAGGGCTCCAGGAGGCGTCGGTTCAGATGGGCGCGGCAGCAGGACCTCCCGGCGGCCTCTGCAACCGGGGCGGACTGCGCGGTCAGCGGCAGGCCGACGAACGCCTCGCCGGCACGTGACGAGGATGCAGTCACGCGCCGGCGCGGCAACCGGCCGCAACTCGCCGCGATCCGTGGACAGGTCGCCGGGTGCGGCTACGCCAGCAGGTCCGACGGTCTGTCTGTTCCCGCCCGGTTCAACGCTGCGGCATCAGCATCGGCCCCGACGGTGCGGCGCCTGCGGGGCCCCCAATGCCGCCGGCCGTCGCGCCGCCGACCAGAGCGATGCCGGTTCCGCCGAGCGAAGCGCGCTGCGTCCGCTCGAACTCGATCAGCGCCCGCTGGTAGTCGAGGATCGCGCGCAGCTCGGCATCCTGTGCCGTAGCCAGATCGCGTTGCGACTGCAGGACGAAATAGTTCGTCGACAGGCCAACCTCGAACTTGCTCTCCTCCGCCTGGAGCTGTTGCTCCGCCAGCTCCCGGGACGCCGTCGCCGCCTCGATCCGTTCGCGGATCGACTCGATGCGAAGCGCGGCGTTGGTGACCTCGCTGGCGATCCGCAGCTCGATGCGCCGAATCTGGGCCCGGTTCTGCTGCAGCTCCAGCCGGGCCCGCTCGTAAGCGGCCCGGTCCGCGCTCTGCCCGAGCGGGTAGCTCATCTGCAACTGGACGCGCCAGACCGGGTAGTCGGCATTGGCGATGTTGTGCAGCGCATCGCCGTAGCCGCCCGGGATCACGCCGCCGGCGCCGCCGAAGAGGTCCTCGAAGCTGTTTCCGGCCGGAACCCGCCGGGGACCGCCCTGACCGGTCAGTTGGTAGCTGCCGACCAGATCGAGCGCGGGCAGCGTGCTGTTGCGGAGGTTGTCGACGGTCGCTTCGTTGGCGTCGAGCTGGCGTCGCGCACGCGAGACGTCCGTGCGTCGGTCGAGCGCCCTGCGAATCGCGCCTTCCAGATCGATCGGCGTGGCCTCGATCCGCGGCTGGTCCGTCGGGTTCAGCTCCGCGTTCCACAGCTCATCGGACATGCCCCCTACGATGAGCTCCTTCAGCACAAGCTCGGAGGTGCGCTGTGTCTCGACGGCCAGCGCCAGCAACTGGCGCCGCGCCGCGGCCTCGGACTGCGCCGCCACGACGTCGATCGGCGCCATGGTACCGACCTCGACTCGGAACCGGTTGTCCGCCACGAGCTGCTCGGCCAGCGCCAGCGCCTGCCGCTGCACGCCCACCGCGGCGCGCGCATAGACCAGATCCCAGTACGCCAGTCTCACGCCGGCCAGCGTGTTGACGACGGTCTCCTCGAGGTCGATGTCGGAGATGTCCCGGTTGATGCGCGAGACGACCAGCTGCGTGCGCCGCGAATCGGTCCGAAAGCCGCGCAGCAACGGCTGCGTGTACTGCAGCGTCATGTTCGCGCCGAAGCTCGGGTTGAAGGTCGAGAAGATGTTGGTCGACTCCCACCGCGTGCTGTCCCAGGCGACGTCGTAGCGGCCGCCGCCCCACTTCATCTGCTGTCCGATGGCGACGTCATAGACGCCCAAGTCGGTAACGATGGACTGGCCGGCAAGCCCGCCGCCGTCGAACACGAAGCGGTTGGGCGTGGTGGCCTGGTCGAGGATCAAGCCGGATGAAGCGAAGGGCAGGAACGCCGCGTTGGCCGCGACGATTTGCATGTCCTGCACCAGCGGGTGGATGCGTTGGACAGCGATGTCGAGGTTGCGTTCGAGAGCGCGCTGGACGGCGGCGTCCAGGGTGAGGTCGAAGCGGCGGGCCGGCTGCCCTGCCTGCCGTGCGACTCGGGCAACGCTCTGGGCGACCACGGCGTCGAGGCTCTGGGCGCAGGTTGCGCGGCGCGGAGCCGCCAGCATCAGGCCGGCTATCAGCAGCGCGAATACGAAAACACGAACCTGAGTCGGCAAGATCACCCTCCAGTCTGGAAGTTGAACCGGGGGAGAAGGCTGGTCCTTCAGACACGAGCCGTGCTCGTGGCATCCAGACTGCACTTTCCATCGAACAGGTGAATCTCCCGCCTGGCGTGCTCCGCGTAGCGCGGGTCGTGGGTCACCATGCAGACGGTCGAGCCCTCGTCGTGCAGCGCCTGCAGCAACCCCATTACCGCCTCTCCGTTCTTCGAGTCGAGGTTGCCCGTGGGCTCGTCGGCAAGCAGGATGGAGGGCTGCCCGGCCACTGCCCGCGCCACCGCCACGCGCTGCTGCTGGCCCCCGGAGAGCTGGCTCGGCAGATGCTTCTGCCGGTGCGCCATCTCCACCTTCTCGAGCGCGTCGGTCACCCGCTCGCGCCGCTCTGCCCGCTTCATGCCGCGGTAGGTGAGCGGCAGCTCGACGTTCTCGTAGACCGTCAGGTCGCCGATCAGGTTGAAGCTCTGGAAGATGAAGCCGACCTCCCGGTTGCGGGTCCGGGCCCGGTCGGCCTGGCCGAGCTGCGCCACCGGGTGACCGTTCAGCGAGTAGTCGCCCGCGGTGGGCGAATCGAGGAGGCCCAGGATCGACAGCAGCGTCGACTTGCCGCAACCTGAAGGGCCCGAGATGGCGACGTACTCGCCGGGGTGGATGGACAGATCGATGCCGTCGAGGGCGTGGGTCTCGACCTCGTCGGTGTAGAAGATTTTCGAGACGTTCTGCAACTGAATCAAGGCTGTCACTTCGCTCATCTCGCCATCCTCCGTTCAGATGTGACGCTCCCGCGCGGCGCCGGTCTTTTCCCCCGCGGGGGGCGCGGGGAGCACGGCCCTACTCGATGCGCACCCGATCGAACTGGTCCCAGGTCGACATGTCCGAGAGCACCACGCGGTCGCCCGGCTTCAACCCCTCCAGCACCTCGATCGTGTTGACCGACGCTCGCCCCAGGCGCACGCGGGTGCGTGAGGCGTGCATCCCGTCCTCGTCCACCCTGAACAGGCTGACTACGTTCTCCTCCTGACCGAACACGGGCCGGCCGACGAAGAGCACGTCGTCCATCCGCTCCAGCTCGATGGTGCCGTCGACCGTCAGGTCCGGCCGGGCGCCGCGCGGCAACTCGCCGTCGAGGGCGACGTCGACCGTCACCGTGCCGTTCTCCACCGCCGGGTCGATGCGGGTGACGTGGCCCGGGATGACGCCGTTGCGGGTGTCGACGGCGGCCGTCTGGCCGATCTGGATGTCCTTGGCCTGCGTCTCCGCGATGCGCAGCTCCGCCTTCAGCACCGCGGGGTCACCGACCCGCGCCAAGTTCGCGCCGGTGGCGATGCGCTGTCCTTCTTCCAGAGGCACCTGTTGCAGGACGCCCGGCATTCCGGCGCGGACGTGCAGGTCGGCCACCTGCTGCCGCCGCAGCTCGTACAGCGTCCGCAGGCGGTCCACCTCGGCCTGCTCGACGGCAAGTTGCGCCTCGACCGTATCGGTGGCCATCTGCAGCCGTTCGCGCTCGAGCGCGTAGCGCGTCTCGTACTCCTGCTCGGCCGACTGCGACTGCTGCAGTTGCAACGACGCAACGAGGCCCTGCTTGAAGAGCTGCCCGTCGGCGTCCGCCTGCAAACGGGCGTTCTTGAGCTGCGCTTCCGTGGTCGCAAGCGTCGCCCGCTGGTTGAGGAGCTCGCGCTCCACTTCGACCTGCCGGTTGCTGTAGCGCGCCTCGGCCGCTTCGAGATTCAGCCGCGCCTCGAGCGCGGACTGCTCCAGCTCGGGGTTGCTCATCTCGAGGATCACCGTGTCCGGGGCGACGAGGGCGCCGGGCCGGATGACGATCCGTTCGACGGTCCCGTCGGTCGTAGCCGGGATCCAGCGGATCTGCTCGGGGACCAGTGTGCCGGTGCCGCGCACCTGCCGCACCATCGGGCCGCGCTGCACGGTGTCGAGGTAGATCGTGTCGCGATCGACCCTTGGAGCCGCCGGCTCCAGCCGCGAGACCCCCACCGTGACCAAGGCGATCGCGATGAGCGCCGAGACGCTGTAGAGGCTGTGTCGCAGCCGCTTCTTGCGGGCGAGATCGGGACGGGCGATATCCATGGGAAGCCTCCTCTCGGTTACCGTGTTCAAGCTACCATGCCTTATCTCGGTAAACAAGGGGAGCGAAGCGGGTCAGCTCGCTCCCTGCGATGTCACTCCGCCCGGAGCGTCGTCGTCGGGTGGACCTGCGCCGCTCGGCTTGCCGGTACCACCGTA
Coding sequences within:
- a CDS encoding ABC transporter ATP-binding protein, producing MSEVTALIQLQNVSKIFYTDEVETHALDGIDLSIHPGEYVAISGPSGCGKSTLLSILGLLDSPTAGDYSLNGHPVAQLGQADRARTRNREVGFIFQSFNLIGDLTVYENVELPLTYRGMKRAERRERVTDALEKVEMAHRQKHLPSQLSGGQQQRVAVARAVAGQPSILLADEPTGNLDSKNGEAVMGLLQALHDEGSTVCMVTHDPRYAEHARREIHLFDGKCSLDATSTARV
- a CDS encoding TolC family protein: MPTQVRVFVFALLIAGLMLAAPRRATCAQSLDAVVAQSVARVARQAGQPARRFDLTLDAAVQRALERNLDIAVQRIHPLVQDMQIVAANAAFLPFASSGLILDQATTPNRFVFDGGGLAGQSIVTDLGVYDVAIGQQMKWGGGRYDVAWDSTRWESTNIFSTFNPSFGANMTLQYTQPLLRGFRTDSRRTQLVVSRINRDISDIDLEETVVNTLAGVRLAYWDLVYARAAVGVQRQALALAEQLVADNRFRVEVGTMAPIDVVAAQSEAAARRQLLALAVETQRTSELVLKELIVGGMSDELWNAELNPTDQPRIEATPIDLEGAIRRALDRRTDVSRARRQLDANEATVDNLRNSTLPALDLVGSYQLTGQGGPRRVPAGNSFEDLFGGAGGVIPGGYGDALHNIANADYPVWRVQLQMSYPLGQSADRAAYERARLELQQNRAQIRRIELRIASEVTNAALRIESIRERIEAATASRELAEQQLQAEESKFEVGLSTNYFVLQSQRDLATAQDAELRAILDYQRALIEFERTQRASLGGTGIALVGGATAGGIGGPAGAAPSGPMLMPQR
- a CDS encoding HlyD family efflux transporter periplasmic adaptor subunit, with translation MDIARPDLARKKRLRHSLYSVSALIAIALVTVGVSRLEPAAPRVDRDTIYLDTVQRGPMVRQVRGTGTLVPEQIRWIPATTDGTVERIVIRPGALVAPDTVILEMSNPELEQSALEARLNLEAAEARYSNRQVEVERELLNQRATLATTEAQLKNARLQADADGQLFKQGLVASLQLQQSQSAEQEYETRYALERERLQMATDTVEAQLAVEQAEVDRLRTLYELRRQQVADLHVRAGMPGVLQQVPLEEGQRIATGANLARVGDPAVLKAELRIAETQAKDIQIGQTAAVDTRNGVIPGHVTRIDPAVENGTVTVDVALDGELPRGARPDLTVDGTIELERMDDVLFVGRPVFGQEENVVSLFRVDEDGMHASRTRVRLGRASVNTIEVLEGLKPGDRVVLSDMSTWDQFDRVRIE